AAGAAGCTGCCATATTGTGTCGACAACGAATGGCGGCAGAGCGCCACGGACAAGTACACGCCCGTGATGAACCCGAGCACTGGCGAACAGATCGCCGCCGCCCCGGTCTGCCTGCCGGACGAGGTGGATTCGGCCGTGCAGGCGGCCAAGGCTGCCTACCCGGCCTGGTCGAGCAAGCCCGTGGGCGTGCGCACCCAGGTCCTGTTCCGCTTCCGGGAACTGGTCAATCAGCATTTCGAGGAACTCTCCGTGCTGCTGGCCACGGAAATGGGCAAGAACCTGGACGAATCCCGGGGCGATGTGCACAAGGTCGTGGAGGCCTGCGAGGTGGCCGTGAGCGCGCCCATGGAGATCCAGGGCTACGCCATGATGGAAGCGACCCGCAGCCATGACATCTGCCTGTACCGCGAGTCCGTGGGCGTGTTTCTGGGCATCGCGCCGTACAACTTCCCGGCCATGATCCCCTTCGGCTGGTTCCTGCCCCTGTGCATCGTCGCCGGCAACACCATGGTGCTCAAGGCGGCCAGCATGGTGCCGCAGACCGGCATGCGCCTGCTCGAATTGCTCATCGAGGCCGGTCTGCCCAAGGGCGTGGCCAACCTCGTCACCTGCAGCCGCCAGGAGGTCGCCAACCTGCTGTCCCATCCCGACATCCGGGGCATCTCCTTCGTCGGCTCCACCGCAACCGGAACCAAGATCTATTCCGGCGCGGCCGCGGCCGGCAAGCGGGTGCAGTGCCTGACCGAGGCCAAAAACCACGCTCTGCTGCTGGAGGACGCCCCCCTGGAATGGTCGGCCCAGCGCGTCATCAACTCCTGTTTCGGCTGCGCCGGCCAGCGCTGCATGGCCCTGCCCGTGGTGGTGGTCCAGGAATCGGTGGCCGACCGGTTCGTGCAGATTCTCAAAGGCATGGGCGAACGGCTGACGGTCGGCGCGGCCTACGATCCGCAAACCCAGCTCGGGCCGGTCATCAGCGCCGCCCACAAGAAATCCGTGCTCGATTGGATCGACAAGGGCGTGGCCGAAGGGGCCAGCCTCGTCCTGGACGGCCGTCAGTGCGCGCCCAAGGGCTTCGAGAACGGCTATTTCGTCGGCCCCACCATCTTCGACCACGTGACCCCGGGCATGACCATCGGCGACCAGGAGATCTTCGGGCCGGTGGTGTGCATCAAGCGGGTCAAGGACTTCGAGGAAGGGATCGCCGTCATGAACGCCAATCCCTTTGCCAACGGCTCCTCCATCTTCACCCAAAGCGGCCACTACGCCCGGGAATTCGCCCGTCGCACCGACGGCGGCATGGTCGGCGTCAACGTCGGCATCCCCGTGCCCCTGGCCTTTTTCCCCTTCAGCGGCAACAAGCGGTCGTTTTTCGGCGATCTGCACGTCCTCGGGCGCGACGGACTGCGCTTCTACACCCGCACCAAGACTGTCACCACCAAATGGGTTTCGCCCAAGGAATCCGGTGACGCCCAGGCCCGGGTGAGCACCTGGGAAGGCACCATCAACCGCGAACTGTAGCGTCCACGTTTGTCCCCCGGGGACAGGTTGCATCCGTGCCGGAGGACCCGACCGCCAACCTCCGGGTCTTCCGGCACGCCTTCCTGCCCCTGCGCCCCGGATTTTCCCGCGTCGACATCCCGTTAAACCCCCAGGAGGAAGCCCTGTGAACGGCCTCTCTATCGGCTCCTCCGGGGGATGCGCCGGCAAGCCCCTGCTCGCCCTGGCCCTGGGACAGTGCTTCGAGCGCCAGGAACGGCACAGCGGCTTCATCAAGCCCGCCGACGCCCTGCCGCCCATGCCCGGCGAACCGGCCGCCTCCGGCCGCTGCCGACCCGTGGCCTGCGAGGAAGCCTTCATGGGCGGCGGGCGGCCGAGGCCATCAGCCGCCGGCTGTTGGGCTGAGCTGCCGGCCTTGGGCTGAAGACACGGGGTTGCGGGTTTGCGTGCGGCCGGGTGGTTGAAAAAATTTGTAACATAGTAAAATTTTAGACTAAATTAATAGCCATATATTATAAGATATGGTTGACGTACGCCAGGCCGTGGCGTAAGAAGAGGCAACAGGAATTCAAAAGGAATCACGAAATGGAGGGGCGTTTTTTACGGCGTCTTTAAATAGCCATATATTTTAAATTTAGGATAAATTCCGTCCCAAGACAACTGTCCGGCTGCCTGGTCAGGGAGGGACGCAGCGGAATGCCTTTCGGAAAACGATATCCCCGCCGGCGGCGGCAAAACCGCCACCGGATGCAACCGCAACCACGGAGGACGAAATGGCTGACTTTCTGTGTCCGGCAGTGAATTTCATTGGCAGGGGAACCCTGGCCGAGGTGGGACCGCGCGCGGCCATGTTCGGGAAAAAGGCGCTCATCGTCACGGACAAGTTCCTGGCCAGCCAGACCGGCGGGGCCGTGGACCAGGTCAAGGCGCACCTGGACAAGGCCGGCGTCGTCCATGTGCTGTACGGCGGCGTCGATCCCAATCCCCGGGTCGCCAATGTGGAGGAGGGGTTGACCATTTACCGCAAGGAAAAATGCGACCTCCTCGTGACCGTCGGCGGCGGCAGCGCCCATGATTGCGGCAAGGGCATCGGCATCGCGGCCACCCACGACGGCGACCTCTACGACGACTATGCCGGCATCGAAAAACTGACCAACGAGCTGCCTCCCATCATCGCCGTCAACACCACCGCCGGCACCGGCAGCGAAGTGACGCGCCATTGCGTGCTCACCAACATGGCCCGCAAAATCAAGTTCGTCATCGTCAGCTGGCGCAACCTGCCCAAGGTCTCCATCAACGATCCCGAGCTCATGATCGGCAAGCCGGCGGCGCTGACCGCCTCCACGGGCATGGACGCCCTGACCCACGCCGTGGAGTGCTACGTGACCCTCGCCGCCAACGAAGCCACCGACGCCGTGGCCATCCGGGCCATCAAGCTGGTCGGGCAGCATCTGCGCCGCGCCGTGGCCTACGGCGAGGACATCGTGGCCCGCGAAGGCATGGCCTATGCCTCGCTTCTGGCCGGCATGGCCTTCAACAACGCCGGCCTGGGCTATGTCCACGCCATGGCCCACCAGCTGGGCGGCATGCTCGACATGCCCCACGGCATGGCCAACGCCATCCTCCTGCCCCATGTCGAGCGCTGGAACCTCATGGTCAACCCGGGCAAGTTCGCGGACATCGCGGTCGCCCTGGGCGAAAACATCGACGGCCTGGGCATGATCGAGGCGGCGGAAAAGGCCATCACGGCCATCGAACGCCTCTCTTCCGACGTGGGCATCCCCAAGAGCCTGGCCGCGCTCGGCGTCAAGGAATCCGATCTCGAACCCATGGCCAAGCAGGCCCTTTTGGACGGCAATGCCGGCTGCAACCCGCGCAAGGGCAACGTCAACGACATCATCGCCCTGTTCAAGGCCGCCATGTAGGTCGGGGCAAGGAGTTCAGGCGACGGCATGCCGTGTTTCCTTCGAAAACGGCGTGCCCGCCGGTCCGGCCCGGAAGGGGGCTTCCGGGCCCGGGCCGGCCCAACGCGCAAGGAGCGAACAATGGACCCCTGGAGTAGCGAAGCCATCATCCTGGCCTTTGGCGGAGGCGTGTTCGGCGCCAGTTTGGGCGGACTGTGGGCGTTTTGCCTGTGCGGCCTGCTTACCCTGTGTGGCTGCCTGGTGGTCCTGGCCGGCGGGTCGGATTTCCTGTTGTTGCAGGTCGGGTTGGGGCCGGTTTTCGGCCCCCATGTCGGCGGGTTCGTTTCCGGTGTCGTGGCCGCCACCTACGCCGCCGGCGTGCGCCACAACCACCCGACCGGCAACGCCAAGGATATCCTGTCCCCCCTGGTGGACACGTCCTGGGACGTGCTGGCGGTGGGAGGCGTCTGCGCGGTGTTCGGCCTGCTGCTCGTGCCGGTGCTGCAACGCATCCCGATCCTGCGCGAATCGGACATGCTGGCCCTGTCCATCGTCATCAACATTTTCCTGGCGCGCCTTCTGTTCCAGAAGGAGGCTCCCTGGGGCAACCGGGAATCCATCCGCAAATACGGCCTGTTCGGTACGGACGGCTACGCCATTTCCTGGGTGGGCTGGATGTCGCCGCCCTCGCGCCTTGCGGCGCTCGGCGCCGGCGTGGGCCTGCTTTCCGGCGGCGTGGCCAAGGGCATGCAGAGCGCCCTGCTCCCCCTGGCCCAGAAAGGCGCGATCAGCGAGGCGGCGGCGGTGACCGCGCCCTTGATCTTCTGCTGGGGCCTTTCGGCCATCATGCTCACCATGCTCAACTTCGGCCAGGGGAGCATTCAAAAGTCGCCCGTCACCCATTGCATGGCCATCATGGGGGCCTGGGGGTTCCTGCAAACGGGCTCCCTGGCCGGGGCCATGGTCTTCGGCATCGGCGCGGCCTTTTTCGAGGAGTATGCCGCGCGGCTTTTCTACAACCACGGCAGCAACCACCTGGACCCGCCCGCCGCCGGCATCGCCATCGCCACCTTGCTCATGAACCTCCTGTTCAAACCCGAATACCTCAATTTCTCGCAGTACTTCTAGCTGACGAAGGCCAGCCGGGACCCGGCCGCCCCGCCGTGTCCCACTTCTCGAACCGTCCGCATGCCAACGGGGAGCCGCGCGCCGCCGGACGCCGCCTTGGCGGCCGGGTCTGCCCTTGCGTCTCCCAAGGAGGACGTCATGCGCGTGACTGCTGTCGGAAAAGCCGTGGGCACGGTCCTTTGCCACGACATCACCCGGATCGTGCCGGGCGAGTCCAAGGGCCCGGCCTTTCGCAAGGTCGGGTTGCCCGGCTGCGTCATGTACCACCGTACAAGCGTGTTCGATCTGCTTGTGCCGCGGCTGGTGGCCGGCGAGCGCCTGGCCCGGGAGGACATCGTGGACCTGGGCCATGGCGGCCTGTGCGCCATGTGTCCCGACTGTCGTTATCCGGCCTGCGGCTTCGGCAAGTCGTAGGCCGGGGGCCTTTGTCGCAGGAAGCCCGAACAACCAACCTGAAGGAGCAACAAAAGGGGTGACGTCATGATCCAGAAGACATTCATCGTCAACGGTATCGAGCGCATGTTGGTCGTCGATGACAACGCCATGCTTTCCGACGTGCTGCGCGGCCAGTTGCGTCTGACCGGCGTCAAGGTGGGCTGCGCCCAGGGGCAGTGCGGTGCGTGCAGCGTCATCATCGACGGCAAGGTGACGCGGGCCTGCGTCACCAAGGCCCGCCTGGTCGACGACTACGCCGCCATTACCACCATCGAGGGCCTGGGCACCCAGAAGCACCTGCATCCGCTGCAGGTCGCCTGGGTCGTGCACGGCGGCGCGCAGTGCGGGTTTTGCACGCCGGGTTTCATCGTCTCGGCCAAGGGGCTGCTGGACGCAAATCCCAATCCCAGCCGGGAAGCGGTGCGCGACTGGTTCCAGAAGCATAAAAACGCCTGCCGCTGCACCGGCTATGTGCCCCTGGTCGACGCGGTCATGGACGCGGCCAAGGCGCTACGCGGAGAAAAGACCCTGAGCCTTGACGACAACAAGCCGGCGGACGGCAGGCTTTGGGGCTCGAGCTATCCCCGGCCCACGGGCGTGGCCAAGGTGCTCGGGCAATGGGATTTCGGCGACGACAGGAAACACCAGC
This DNA window, taken from Solidesulfovibrio sp., encodes the following:
- a CDS encoding CoA-acylating methylmalonate-semialdehyde dehydrogenase, with translation MSEIKKLPYCVDNEWRQSATDKYTPVMNPSTGEQIAAAPVCLPDEVDSAVQAAKAAYPAWSSKPVGVRTQVLFRFRELVNQHFEELSVLLATEMGKNLDESRGDVHKVVEACEVAVSAPMEIQGYAMMEATRSHDICLYRESVGVFLGIAPYNFPAMIPFGWFLPLCIVAGNTMVLKAASMVPQTGMRLLELLIEAGLPKGVANLVTCSRQEVANLLSHPDIRGISFVGSTATGTKIYSGAAAAGKRVQCLTEAKNHALLLEDAPLEWSAQRVINSCFGCAGQRCMALPVVVVQESVADRFVQILKGMGERLTVGAAYDPQTQLGPVISAAHKKSVLDWIDKGVAEGASLVLDGRQCAPKGFENGYFVGPTIFDHVTPGMTIGDQEIFGPVVCIKRVKDFEEGIAVMNANPFANGSSIFTQSGHYAREFARRTDGGMVGVNVGIPVPLAFFPFSGNKRSFFGDLHVLGRDGLRFYTRTKTVTTKWVSPKESGDAQARVSTWEGTINREL
- a CDS encoding iron-containing alcohol dehydrogenase encodes the protein MADFLCPAVNFIGRGTLAEVGPRAAMFGKKALIVTDKFLASQTGGAVDQVKAHLDKAGVVHVLYGGVDPNPRVANVEEGLTIYRKEKCDLLVTVGGGSAHDCGKGIGIAATHDGDLYDDYAGIEKLTNELPPIIAVNTTAGTGSEVTRHCVLTNMARKIKFVIVSWRNLPKVSINDPELMIGKPAALTASTGMDALTHAVECYVTLAANEATDAVAIRAIKLVGQHLRRAVAYGEDIVAREGMAYASLLAGMAFNNAGLGYVHAMAHQLGGMLDMPHGMANAILLPHVERWNLMVNPGKFADIAVALGENIDGLGMIEAAEKAITAIERLSSDVGIPKSLAALGVKESDLEPMAKQALLDGNAGCNPRKGNVNDIIALFKAAM